In the genome of Actinomycetota bacterium, one region contains:
- a CDS encoding FAD-binding oxidoreductase has protein sequence MGLQELARGDLVQPAPPGTAVDGVPVARVARPVSVEEASQVLRAAADDGLAVAFAGGGSKLGLGNPPQRADLLVSTERLDQVLEHAAGDLVVRAQAGLRLADLQATLAPAGQWLALDPPEPGATLGGVVAANASGPRRLRYGTVRDLIIGITVVLADGTVARAGGKVVKNVAGYDLAKLFCGSFGTLGLVAEVIFRLHPVPAAASVVTFRAEAPERVGQAVQRLLRSALEPSAIELQLDEWGWPGRLTTVFEGIGPGVEAQAGAAVELLGQIGEAAVAGPGETDAALHQLGALPFEKAELAFKATFPPAELPGLLAGGVLGRDGQLRVHAGTGVAWLASSAREGDLRADHPAVPRVVAWVAETRERLAAVGGGLVVVKAPAHLKRELDVWGPPGDALGLMRRVKERFDPGRRMSPGRFVGGI, from the coding sequence GTGGGCCTCCAGGAGCTGGCGCGCGGCGACCTGGTCCAGCCGGCCCCGCCGGGCACGGCCGTCGACGGCGTGCCGGTGGCCCGGGTGGCCCGCCCCGTGTCGGTGGAGGAGGCCAGCCAGGTCCTCCGGGCCGCCGCCGACGACGGCCTGGCCGTGGCCTTCGCGGGCGGGGGGAGCAAGCTCGGGCTGGGGAACCCGCCCCAGCGGGCCGACCTGCTCGTCTCCACCGAGCGCCTCGACCAGGTGCTGGAGCACGCCGCCGGCGACCTGGTCGTCCGGGCCCAGGCGGGCCTGCGCCTGGCCGACCTCCAGGCCACCCTGGCCCCGGCCGGCCAGTGGCTGGCCCTCGACCCGCCCGAGCCGGGGGCCACCCTCGGCGGGGTGGTGGCGGCCAACGCCTCGGGCCCGCGGCGGCTGCGCTACGGCACGGTGCGCGACCTGATCATCGGCATCACCGTGGTCCTGGCCGACGGCACCGTGGCCCGGGCCGGCGGCAAGGTGGTCAAGAACGTCGCCGGCTACGACCTGGCCAAGCTGTTCTGCGGCTCGTTCGGCACCCTCGGCCTGGTCGCCGAGGTCATCTTCCGCCTCCACCCCGTGCCGGCGGCCGCGTCCGTGGTGACCTTCCGGGCGGAGGCGCCCGAGCGGGTCGGCCAGGCCGTCCAGCGGCTGCTCCGCTCCGCCCTGGAGCCGAGCGCGATCGAGCTGCAGCTGGACGAGTGGGGCTGGCCGGGCCGGCTCACGACCGTGTTCGAGGGCATCGGGCCGGGGGTGGAGGCGCAGGCGGGGGCCGCCGTCGAGCTCCTCGGCCAGATCGGGGAGGCGGCCGTGGCCGGGCCGGGGGAGACCGACGCCGCCCTCCACCAGCTCGGCGCGCTCCCGTTCGAGAAGGCGGAGCTCGCGTTCAAGGCCACCTTCCCGCCGGCCGAGCTGCCCGGCCTCCTGGCCGGCGGCGTCCTTGGCCGGGACGGCCAGCTCAGGGTGCACGCCGGCACCGGCGTGGCCTGGCTGGCCAGCTCGGCCCGCGAGGGCGACCTGCGGGCCGACCACCCGGCGGTCCCGAGGGTGGTCGCGTGGGTCGCCGAGACCAGGGAGCGGCTGGCCGCCGTCGGGGGCGGCCTGGTCGTGGTCAAGGCGCCGGCGCACCTCAAGCGGGAGCTGGACGTGTGGGGGCCGCCCGGGGACGCGCTCGGGCTGATGCGCCGGGTAAAGGAGCGGTTCGACCCTGGCCGCCGGATGAGCCCGGGCCGGTTCGTGGGAGGCATCTGA